A single Oncorhynchus nerka isolate Pitt River linkage group LG10, Oner_Uvic_2.0, whole genome shotgun sequence DNA region contains:
- the LOC115135818 gene encoding uracil phosphoribosyltransferase homolog isoform X1: METYFESGIGTEIKMPCQNQQLNNNDRQEHAAMSSTKQVRFASCGNSVLTESNRDAEVAETCENVFNSELLRQIGSQLKLLPLNDQIRELQTIIRDKSTSRGDFVFCADRLIRLVVEEGLNQLPYSECTVTTPTGHKYDGVKFEKGNCGVSIMRSGEAMEQGLRDCCRSIRIGKILIQSDEDTQKAKVYYAKFPPDISRRKVLLMYPILSTGNTVIEAVRVLTEHGLQPKHIILLSLFSTPHGAKSIIQEFPEITILTTEVHPVAPTHFGQRVSLRLECIIFVWEEESSSHMPALPKCC; this comes from the exons ATGGAAACGTATTTTGAGAGCGGAATTGGTACGGAAATCAAAATGCCTTGTCAAAATCAGCAGCTGAACAACAATGACAGACAAGAACACGCGGCAATGAGCAGCACCAAGCAGGTTCGGTTTGCTAGCTGCGGAAACAGCGTTCTAACAGAGTCCAATAGAGATGCAGAAGTAGCCGAAACTTGTGAAAATGTATTCAACAGTGAACTACTGAGGCAGATCGGATCGCAATTAAAACTGCTTCCTTTGAATGACCAAATACGAGAATTACAGACCATCATTAGAGACAA GTCTACTAGCAGGGGAGATTTTGTATTTTGTGCTGATAGATTG ATCAGACTAGTGGTTGAAGAGGGACTCAATCAGCTGCCATACAGCGAGTGTACAGTGACCACTCCCACAG GGCATAAATATGATGGTGTCAAGTTTGAAAAAGGCAACTGCGGTGTCAGCATTATGAGAAGTG GCGAGGCCATGGAGCAGGGCCTCAGAGACTGCTGCCGGTCCATCCGTATCGGTAAGATCCTAATCCAGAGTGACGAGGACACCCAGAAGGCCAAAGTCTACTATGCAAAGTTCCCCCCAGACATCAGCAGGAGGAAAGTCCTCCTCATGTACCCCATTCTCA GTACAGGTAACACAGTGATTGAGGCTGTGAGAGTTCTGACTGAACATGGTCTTCAGCCCAAACATATTATCCTCCTGagtctcttctccacccctcatG GTGCCAAATCCATCATTCAAGAGTTCCCAGAAATCACCATATTGACCACCGAGGTGCACCCTGTGGCTCCCACACACTTTGGCCAGAG AGTGAGTTTGAGGTTGGAATGTATCATCTTTGTATGGGAAGAAGAGTCATCTTCACATATGCCTGCCTTGCCCAAATGCTGTTGA
- the LOC115135818 gene encoding uracil phosphoribosyltransferase homolog isoform X2, protein METYFESGIGTEIKMPCQNQQLNNNDRQEHAAMSSTKQVRFASCGNSVLTESNRDAEVAETCENVFNSELLRQIGSQLKLLPLNDQIRELQTIIRDKSTSRGDFVFCADRLIRLVVEEGLNQLPYSECTVTTPTGHKYDGVKFEKGNCGVSIMRSGEAMEQGLRDCCRSIRIGKILIQSDEDTQKAKVYYAKFPPDISRRKVLLMYPILSTGNTVIEAVRVLTEHGLQPKHIILLSLFSTPHGAKSIIQEFPEITILTTEVHPVAPTHFGQSM, encoded by the exons ATGGAAACGTATTTTGAGAGCGGAATTGGTACGGAAATCAAAATGCCTTGTCAAAATCAGCAGCTGAACAACAATGACAGACAAGAACACGCGGCAATGAGCAGCACCAAGCAGGTTCGGTTTGCTAGCTGCGGAAACAGCGTTCTAACAGAGTCCAATAGAGATGCAGAAGTAGCCGAAACTTGTGAAAATGTATTCAACAGTGAACTACTGAGGCAGATCGGATCGCAATTAAAACTGCTTCCTTTGAATGACCAAATACGAGAATTACAGACCATCATTAGAGACAA GTCTACTAGCAGGGGAGATTTTGTATTTTGTGCTGATAGATTG ATCAGACTAGTGGTTGAAGAGGGACTCAATCAGCTGCCATACAGCGAGTGTACAGTGACCACTCCCACAG GGCATAAATATGATGGTGTCAAGTTTGAAAAAGGCAACTGCGGTGTCAGCATTATGAGAAGTG GCGAGGCCATGGAGCAGGGCCTCAGAGACTGCTGCCGGTCCATCCGTATCGGTAAGATCCTAATCCAGAGTGACGAGGACACCCAGAAGGCCAAAGTCTACTATGCAAAGTTCCCCCCAGACATCAGCAGGAGGAAAGTCCTCCTCATGTACCCCATTCTCA GTACAGGTAACACAGTGATTGAGGCTGTGAGAGTTCTGACTGAACATGGTCTTCAGCCCAAACATATTATCCTCCTGagtctcttctccacccctcatG GTGCCAAATCCATCATTCAAGAGTTCCCAGAAATCACCATATTGACCACCGAGGTGCACCCTGTGGCTCCCACACACTTTGGCCAGAG TATGTGA